A portion of the Natronococcus sp. AD-5 genome contains these proteins:
- the engB gene encoding GTP-binding protein EngB translates to MFDTRPDREAEVALVGRSNVGKSTLMRELTGHTFDTGGKPGVTREPNHYDWAPEDFVITDLPGFGFMSGVHEDRREQIKTDIVRYLEEYADTILVGILVVDGKSVVDIIDRHSGPDEIPYDVEMFHFLRELEIPTVVAVNKMDKVDDRDERLNELCDRLGLLPPWKQWQETIAPITAKRGQIGPLNEAVRTHLHEQERDDLFKFF, encoded by the coding sequence ATGTTCGATACGCGTCCCGACCGCGAGGCGGAGGTCGCCCTCGTCGGCCGCTCGAACGTGGGCAAGTCCACGCTCATGCGCGAGCTGACCGGCCACACCTTCGACACCGGCGGCAAGCCCGGCGTCACCCGCGAGCCGAACCACTACGACTGGGCCCCCGAGGACTTCGTCATCACCGACCTCCCCGGCTTCGGGTTCATGAGCGGCGTCCACGAGGACCGCCGCGAGCAGATCAAGACCGACATCGTCCGTTACCTCGAGGAGTACGCCGACACCATCCTCGTCGGGATCCTCGTCGTCGACGGCAAGAGCGTCGTCGACATCATCGACCGCCACTCCGGCCCCGACGAGATCCCCTACGACGTCGAGATGTTCCACTTCCTGCGCGAACTCGAGATCCCGACCGTCGTCGCCGTCAACAAGATGGACAAGGTCGACGACAGGGACGAGCGCCTGAACGAACTCTGCGACCGGCTGGGGCTGCTCCCGCCGTGGAAACAGTGGCAGGAGACGATCGCGCCGATCACCGCCAAGCGCGGCCAGATCGGGCCGTTGAACGAGGCCGTTCGGACGCACCTTCACGAGCAGGAGCGGGACGATCTGTTCAAATTCTTCTAG
- a CDS encoding FKBP-type peptidyl-prolyl cis-trans isomerase, whose translation MVEPGRIAICHYTGRIVDGDGVGEPFDTTDVDLAREADIYHDHRDYKPLRIRVGEGEVVPGVETALRDLEADPDELPVETTMRLEPDEAFGEHDESRIVEIPVDEIDDSAAEGALEPETPVHTDGGDTGWITDVDGDTAAVDFNHELAGVPVEIELEVLEVRDEPTESE comes from the coding sequence ATGGTCGAACCCGGACGGATCGCGATCTGTCACTACACCGGACGCATCGTCGACGGAGACGGGGTGGGCGAGCCCTTCGACACCACCGACGTCGACCTCGCGAGGGAAGCGGACATCTACCACGATCACCGCGACTACAAACCGCTCCGGATCCGCGTCGGCGAGGGCGAGGTCGTCCCCGGCGTCGAAACCGCCCTGCGCGACCTCGAGGCCGACCCCGACGAGCTACCCGTGGAGACGACGATGCGGCTCGAGCCCGACGAGGCGTTCGGCGAGCACGACGAGAGCCGCATTGTCGAGATTCCGGTCGACGAGATCGACGACTCGGCGGCCGAGGGAGCGCTCGAGCCCGAGACGCCGGTTCACACCGACGGCGGCGATACCGGCTGGATAACCGACGTCGACGGCGACACCGCCGCCGTCGACTTCAACCACGAACTCGCGGGCGTCCCCGTCGAGATCGAGCTCGAGGTGCTCGAGGTGCGCGACGAACCGACGGAGAGCGAGTGA
- a CDS encoding GNAT family N-acetyltransferase produces MPDVRVREATPEDADAIADVHAAAVRELGGSDYDDRQVLAWLANVHPERYPIDEADAGIRVVVAERGDRLAGFGWLDCDPSGRDESTAEIVAVFVRPDAVREGIGRAILERLERLARDAGLEAIVLVASKHAIDFYRRQGYEDDETVELEMTDDVSLAGLRMRKRLSPS; encoded by the coding sequence GTGCCGGACGTGCGGGTTCGGGAGGCGACGCCGGAGGACGCCGACGCGATCGCCGACGTCCACGCTGCGGCCGTCCGCGAACTCGGCGGGAGCGACTACGACGACCGGCAGGTACTGGCGTGGCTCGCGAACGTCCATCCCGAGCGCTATCCGATCGACGAGGCGGACGCGGGGATTCGCGTGGTCGTCGCCGAGCGCGGGGATCGGCTCGCCGGCTTCGGCTGGCTCGACTGCGACCCGAGCGGCCGCGACGAGTCGACAGCCGAAATCGTGGCCGTCTTCGTCCGCCCCGACGCCGTTCGCGAGGGGATCGGCCGCGCGATCCTCGAGCGACTCGAGCGGCTCGCTCGCGACGCGGGCCTCGAGGCGATCGTCCTCGTCGCGTCGAAACACGCGATCGACTTCTACCGCCGGCAGGGATACGAGGACGACGAGACGGTCGAACTGGAGATGACCGACGACGTATCGCTCGCGGGGCTCAGAATGCGAAAACGGCTGTCTCCCTCCTGA
- the ddh gene encoding D-2-hydroxyacid dehydrogenase encodes MQFDLERLGVHDSVAAVFPPSELASDLSALPVDVAVVGDDEIADCDAVVTLEHRDAFLECSWIHSIQAGVDRFPFDEFESRDVILTNSTGIHDRTVGETVAGYVLAFSRRLHDHVADQQERRWERPEWDEAFTLPGTTACVVGTGTLGGGVAEVLGALGVRVTGVRRSGEPVPGFERIYASDDLHEAIADADFVIVTLPLTDETRHLFDAEAFDAMAEDAYFVNVGRGPLVDEPALIDALETDALAGAALDVFETEPLPEESPLWGMDEVIVTPHCAAYTRDYFRDVGEIVRENVGRLEDDEPLHNRVV; translated from the coding sequence ATGCAGTTCGACCTCGAGCGACTCGGCGTCCACGACTCGGTCGCGGCGGTGTTTCCGCCGTCGGAACTCGCGAGCGACCTCTCCGCTCTCCCCGTCGACGTAGCCGTCGTCGGCGACGACGAAATCGCCGACTGCGACGCGGTCGTCACCCTCGAGCACCGCGACGCCTTCCTCGAGTGTTCGTGGATCCACTCGATCCAGGCCGGCGTCGACCGGTTCCCGTTCGACGAGTTCGAGTCCCGCGACGTGATCCTCACGAACAGCACGGGGATCCACGACCGCACCGTCGGCGAGACGGTCGCGGGATACGTGCTCGCCTTCTCCCGCCGATTGCACGATCACGTCGCCGACCAGCAGGAGCGACGGTGGGAGCGGCCCGAGTGGGACGAGGCGTTCACGCTGCCGGGGACGACGGCCTGCGTCGTCGGAACGGGGACGCTCGGCGGTGGCGTCGCCGAGGTCCTCGGCGCGCTCGGCGTTCGGGTGACCGGCGTTCGCCGCTCCGGAGAGCCGGTCCCCGGCTTCGAGCGGATCTACGCGAGCGACGACCTCCACGAGGCGATCGCCGACGCCGACTTCGTGATCGTCACGCTGCCGCTGACCGACGAAACCCGCCACCTCTTCGACGCCGAGGCGTTCGACGCGATGGCGGAGGACGCCTACTTCGTCAACGTCGGTCGCGGTCCGTTGGTCGACGAACCTGCGCTGATCGACGCCCTCGAGACCGACGCCCTCGCGGGGGCGGCACTGGACGTCTTCGAGACCGAACCGCTCCCCGAGGAGTCGCCGCTGTGGGGGATGGACGAAGTGATCGTCACGCCCCACTGCGCGGCGTACACGCGGGATTACTTCCGCGACGTCGGCGAGATCGTCCGCGAGAACGTCGGCCGACTCGAGGACGACGAGCCGCTTCACAACCGGGTCGTGTAA